The Babylonia areolata isolate BAREFJ2019XMU chromosome 2, ASM4173473v1, whole genome shotgun sequence genome segment GCAGCATGCAAAATCATTTTTTGAGCCAGGctggcagaaatgttaaaatgCTGTTGTCAAGTCAAAAAGGCATAACATGAAAACCAACCCTTACTAGCAATACACAAGAAATtatatctgaaacacacacacacacacacacacacacacacacacacattccctttgATTCACGCAATAGAATAGACCATGAATATCTCCcttgtatgtgtctgcgtgcgcacgtgtgtgtgtgagtgtgaatgatttATGTGCCTGTCTTGTCACAAAACTTGGGACACTGACTACTTTTCCATTCTGAAAGTGTCTGAAAAACAGGAAAACAGCAACAGACTGTTTCCTTGAGATTTTATACAGATCCTTATTATGTTTGGATCACAGAAAggaagaacattttcaatgaTCCGGACACTGACAATATCAGCTACTGGACCATGATCTTACAATAATTAATGTTTGTTGCATCACGTAGAGCATACATTGACAGATCCATATCATATTTGTATAACTCAGCTCAGAAACAAAAATCAGTTTTGAGAGAATGTCCTTTAGAGGACAGTGATAAGGATGTTTAAAAGGTGCAATGCTATTTTGATTTGGCCTTTTTCTTAATAACCAAATCTAAACTGGCTGCCTCAATTTTGTCTGCATTCTTTTATGTGAACATTTACTAATAATCTTTACATGAAAATATGTTAAATAAGCActccagaattaaaaaaaagcaaaaacaattttaaaaaaacaaaaaaaaacttgcaaaCAATATCCCTCTACCAACAACTGTCAGGACAAACACTCCTTTGCTTCCCAATCTTATGACATGTTAATTTTCAGAAATGTGTGGGCACAATTTTTTCAAGATCAAGAACTGAGAAGCACtgtccaatgattttttttttttttttttttttttgctgggcaACTTTCATCCTTCAACTGGAATTCTGtacacacagcactgaaacaTCATTGTAGCACCGCTGCCATGAAATAAACCACACATGAAAAATTTGAATTGCTGAATCCACTTGTGCAACCATCAGCACCCGCATGAAACAAGGTTCTGTTTTGTCTCAGTAGTGCTTACCACAGTACGAACAAGCCTTGACATAACGTCATGCATGTGCGCGATCATTTTCTGCAAGATTCTGACAAGATTCCATTGCTCGAGACATGTGGTCAAATCACTGTTGGGACTTTACCTGATCAAGCATAAGCTCGTTGACCAGGTGAAGATAAATACCATATATCTGGTGCTCTTTAACATCAGATGTACCTCAAACTGATATCTTTTTTTTCGAACAATCATCAACAATGGCTGCTGTGGAGTAGCAAAACATTTTGAGTGGTTAGGTACTAGATTTCAAAATAGCATAAAAAGGTGGAATACTGCCATGCCATTTCATTTACACGGACTCATGAATCTGGGTTTCGTGAACAATACAGCCTATACCATGTTGGTGAAGTTTTAGCGCCATGGCTGTGCCATGTATATGGAATTCAAGCTTCACATCTCTTTATTTAGAGCTTGAGGACACCTTCATACATGAGTGCACACTCATTtgtattagcacacacacacacacacacacacacacacacacacgaacacgcacatgcacatagtcacagacagacaaaaatgcacacacacacacacacatgcacacatattgacTTACCGCACTTTTTTCAATGGCTTGAAATCAATACGTTGCTGTTCTTGAGCAATCTTATCAATAGCATAATCTGCCTTCTGTCGATCTGATCGCTGCGTCCTGTTGACAGCAAAACACTTGAATGAGTATGTCCCTTGAATCACACTATTCCATTGTTTGAGAATATCTCCCTTGATTCAACATCATTCCATTGTTCTAGAGCACTATTCAATTGTTTGAGAATATCTCCCTTGATTCAACATCATTCCATTGTTCTAGAGCACTATTCAATTGTTTGAGAATATCTCCCTTGATTCAACATCATTCCATTGTTCTAGAGTATTTCCACAGATTCACATTATTCAACAGTCCATGAATACCTTCCTTGATTCACATTATTCAACAGTCTACGAATATCTCCCTCAATTCACATTATACAATAGTCAAAGAATACTTCCACTGATTCACATTATACATTAAAGCAAGAATATCTTCCTTGATTCACACTGCACAACAGTCCAAAAATATCTTTCTTAATTCACATTATTCAATAGTCCAAGAATATCTCCCATAATTCACAATATACAATAGTCCAAGAACACCTCCCTTGATTCACATTATACAATATTGCTAGCTAATAATATAATTTCCCATGATTCACACAAAACATAGTCAAAGAATATTCTCCCTTGATCCACATGATACACCATCTCTGTTCATTCACACTATACATCTTCCAAGAAATTTTCCACTGATCCACACCATACATATTTCAAGAATGTATCCCTTGACATAGCAGTAGCCGAGTGGTAACGCACTCAACTAGAAAGTGAGTGTACACAGATTTGAGTCCCATACACAATGGACCAGGATCTTTACTAACCCCTCAACTCAACTAGACCTAATGAGATGGACTGGGTCCTAGTCCTTCAGATGAGATCATAAACAGAGGTCttgtgcacagcatgcacttaaaaagcacataaaagaacccaaggcaagaaTAAGGCTGTccttggtaaaattctgtagaaacatccactttgatagtaaaataaataaacctgaaggtagaaaaaaagaaataaacatggTGCGTGGCGCCACatgtatacacagacggatcagctgagaaaaccacacacaacggaggcagtggtgtctacatcAGATTTGCCAATGGAGAGcgcagcagcatcgcactccctggaggaaagctctgttccaatttcagagctgaagtcctggccattaaaacagcagcagaattcctctcctcctgtggaaagccccttggcagcatctccatcttcactgactccatgtccacactccaggcccttgactcccctgatcctggtccactaaAACAGTCCCtaaaggcctccctcacaacccttacccaaacagccccaacaaccctccagtgggtgcctgcccatgtaggcctcccaggcaatgagcgtgcagaccaccttgctatggaaggaagccagctcacacagctgACCGTTCCTGCCATGTATGAGGAAGCTAAAACTTTCcaccgcagcagattccgaagaggctgggtcaccctgaatggaggctaccaggcacaccaggatcccatcaggacattggagaggagacaccagactaccatctaccgcctttgcACAAGATACTGCTGCCTccaagcacacctgaagaggactggagtggcagccacatccctatgtgaacgtggccaggctgaccagaccccatcccatattctccaagactgcccctgTATGAGAAGACACAGCAagagtcctggcctgggggtgcagACCTCAACATCAAGCTCTGGACGGTAGCCGATCTCCACCGGACGTCCAAGTCTGTGGCATCcttcggacttcgaccctgactgcgtagctgtcaaacgccaaagaaagaaaagaaagaaagaggtcgGTGGCCCTATATTATGCTGAATGCCACTGTTTCAGCCTTATGCTGTTCTTGGATCCCCCCATCCACTCCCTCATCCCCTGCTCAGAGTAGTGTAGACTGCAGTATGTCACTAGTTTCAGACTTTTGCTGTACTTGCATCCCCGCTATCAAGTCCAGTGAATGATTGCTGCAGAATGTCAATGTCTTCAGACTTCCACTTTCCTGGCATCGTCGCTGTCCAGTGCAGTATAGAAGGCAGAATGTCACCAGTTACAAACTTCACCGTCACCTGCGTCCCTGCTATCAAGTCCAGTGAATGATGCATGCAGAATGTCACTGTCTTCAGACTTACGCTTTCCTGGCATCGCCGCTGTCCAGTGCAGTATAGAAGGCAGAATGTCACCAGTTACAAACTTCACCGTTACCTGCGTCCCTGCTATCAAGTCCAGTGAATGATGCATGCAGAATGTCACTGTCTTCAGACTTACGCTTTCCTGGCATCGCCGCTGTCGTCCATCTGTCTCCAGGTGGATGCGTTGGGGTCCTCCTTCACCTCTTCACAGAGGGAACTGTCATCCTTGAAGTGCCTCCCTCTGGGCACCGGTGCTACTGCCTGCTGTGTGGACATGGGCACCTCCCCGATGTCGTAGATGTCTTTGTGTTCGTCTTTGGGGATCTTGCTGCGTCGGGCAGGCCGGTCCTTGGCTCTGGGTTTGTCCTCCAGGTCCCCAGTCAGGAAGTCCAGCAGGGAGGAGgattccttctcttttttctgctgctgctgctttgctctgTCTTCTGCAGGGGACTTTCGACCTGTCGTCACACCATgacagcttttgttgttgttttttggggggaggtgggggggggggcgtctttcatgttttttttccatcattgTAATTGTTCCAGTACAAGAGGAAACTAAGCTTTGCAAGAAAAACCAAGGAACTTATTGATCGCTTTATTTCAGTACATAAAAGCATCAAGATGATTCTACATGCTCTCCACATTCAGACTCTGATGCGTTGGTGAAAACACAAAGATAACAACATCTGCCAACATATgggcacagtacacacacacacacacacacacacacacacaaacaaacacacagatagacagatagatagacagatagatagatagatagatagatagatagacagatagatagacagatagataagacagacagacatttggtttttgattgtttgtttttgcaaataAAGCACAGCTTAATAAgcgcatacatttacacacacagaaatgtaaaacaaacagttggtccacaaacactatcacaatTAACTCTGAAGAGAGATCAATATTTATTTCAGATGGATCAGTATTTCCATCTGATCTGATTCTctgtttgagattttttttttttttttttttaataattcaaaACACTTTCTTTGTAGCTTTACTGCAATCAAATTTTCATTTCTGCATGGTCAAGTCATAGTCCTGAGATGACTGGGGTCATCTGCAAAGCAAGATACAGCATGAGTAGTTTGAGtagtttttatttgttcttccatCCAGTTGACGGGCACATGCTGAAACAATTAAACATGTCATAAACAACCTTACACAAACAACCTCAAAGTTACTTAAGCAAAGTGGCTGGAAATATGCCCAGCACCAAGCAAACAGACTAAACCAAGACTTTtatttgtgtttgcttttttgttgttgttgttgttgtttttgtttggtgacCCACAATTCTGGAcactttgttttctatatttcaatGTGGATGAATAatgatgggggtggtgaaggTGCTTCTATGGAGATCAATTTAGGTTTGGGATGACCTGACATGGCTGTATTCTCATAACATATCCTGGTATCAATTAAGCTGAGAGATACAGGCACCAGCAGTatcggtcaggaaatttgagcaacatgcccaaagacacatccatgaagtggatgacccttgactgAGTGGTCCAAtttcagtcttcccatttgagcccgctgcacactcagctctgggtaagaGCATGCCACAGGCCAAAACAAACCCACCTATCATAATGGAGATCAAACCCGGatcctcccagtcatcagtcttTGACGCTAAACACTAGACACTGTAGTAGCTGTAGTTAACCCAATCTTACCGAAGCCCCTGTCTCGGGTATCCTCCAATGTCTTTCGCTCTGGTGAGGGAGAAAAGCGACTCCCAGGTCCTGGGGACTTTCTGCCTCTGGTCGGGGTCTTCCTGTCCTCTGCTGCCGCTTTTCTCTCCGCAGCCCTCCTCTGTAGGCGCTCCTCAACGTTCTGCTTTTCCTCTATCTCCTTCAGCTCCTTCTCCACTTCAAAGCTAGAGTCCCTGCGTGATTTGCCAAACAAGTCCAGGGTAGGGGTGGTGCGTGTGGGGCGTTCAGGTTCCTTTTCTCCTGATCGACCACGAGCTCGTGGAATGGGTCTGTCTGAGCGTGGAGACTCCTCCATTTGGCTGCAACAAATTTCACAGATGTTCTGAGAGTGGAACACTATTTTGACTGTTCACACAGTATtaccaaaaaataaaatgttgTCCATGAAAACGCaaaagtgtttcttctttttgtcagcTGCCAGGTCATACACTGAAGCAAACAGTCTTTCACCCCCAAAGAGACGGAGAATAGAGTATAATTACGAACTGGAGAATACAAATGCTTTTCACAATGTTCAAACTCTTGCACTTGTTTTCTATTCCATATGGCCTGCTTTCGAATCGGAACAAATGCTGGAGTATAATTTCATAGTGAATGAAGCGTGCACAACAATCCAATGCACCAATGTATGGATGAAATACAATTTGATTTAAAAATAGATGTGTGGGTGTGAAATCCTGTTTAATGAAACCATGAACCACATCTCTTTTCTATGTTAGCAGTGCTATGTCAGTTGTGATTTTTTAGATGGGATGGTTATTCCTACAGCATATCAAAAGGCAGTTTCCATTGCCTGCATACTGTTtggattttgctgttgttgttgttgtcatgttttctTTCTGAAAACGGGAGAATACCAAAACAAAAAGGGGCAATCACACTCACCCTGGAGATCCTTGCCTGTCTCTAGCAAGGCGCGGAGTTCTCTGTGTCTCACGCGACTCAGAGATGGGATCCAGGCTCGAGTCCAGGCCTGGGGTGCGTCGCCCCTGGGATCCAGCTggtcaataataacaataatgattatgatcataATTTTTTATAGCGCAATAATTCAAGCTGAAGCAAGCTCTAGGCTCTTTACAAATCCAATATCAAACACGAACCTAATTAACATGTtagatgaaatagaataattTAAAGGAATCATAATCAATCTTATAATCAATAACAGAAATATACAACTGAAAAAATTCACAATGTgtcttgttggtgttttttcaCTCTAGATGCAACAACTCTAActccagcacacatacacaaaaacattaGTGAACAAGTAAGATGAGAGCAATCACAGTTATAGTTTGTAAACAAAAGAAGCACCTTTATGACTTACATAAAAGGGATTTCTAAAATGAGTAGATAATACTATTGGATACAATAGGTAAATGGGCTAAAACAAGGCAATCTTTCATCCATTTGATGCACActaccatcacacacattcacatggacATCAACCTGAgacaacagcacaccacattaTGAAAGATACATGTTGACAATAACTTCCAAAAGGAGCTGAGGAGCACAGTATGCAtacaggatacacacacacacacacacacacacatgaacatccaAGTGtctggatctctgtgtgtgtgtgtgttgtgtgagtgtgtgtgtgtgcatgttcacacatacaaaatatcTAAGATCTATAGCTAGACATTTTAATGACAATCCACAATCCATATCAATCATAACATGCACTGGAGATATACTGGCAGAAAACTTTGCTTTTCAGCAGAGCATATTCTGAACGTATCCTGAAAGAACAATAAAATCAAAAAGTTAAGATATTAAATCCAAAAAGAATTTGTTCTAAGTTCCTACTTAACCAAAAATTAACTGACAGTTATAAAAGCAGGTGGGTTTTCTTTTcggagccggggggggggaggggaggttctAAACTAATAAACAATAAAGATTAAATATCAACACAGAAAATTCTGTCGTCCAAAATATTCCAATACCTGGAGACAGCCTCTGTTCCGCAGAAGGAGAGATGTTGCGGAAGTTTGGTGGCTGCCATGGCTGTTGACCTCCAAGGTTGGGCAGATCAGATCCTCCCTGTCCACTCTTCCCTTTGCTGCTGCACAtggtggggtttaaaaaaaaaaaaaaaaaaaaaaagtatgagaaCATAAAATGCTTTTCACTTCCCACTTTATAGCAGCAGCATGCTGTTTTCTTTTGACATGCAGTGCACCAGTCTTCCCTGTAAGACTGTTAAATAAATGAGGTGAAATTCAAACCAACCCTGTATCAAAATATACtgtgaagttttgtttgtttgttttcttctgcttttttgttAGCTGGATATCTATTGCTTGCATGAAAATTTCAATGTttagaatttcaaaaagacatcACACTGTACAGGGAGAAatgaggaaaaaaatgaaaatattcacacacacacacacacacacacacacacacacacacacacactttagaagAAAGGtttaactgcagcaactacctCTCACCAAACTTTCCTTTCAATCCTTTCTTTTGTTCTAATGTTGTTGCAAAATTAATCTTGACAATCACAAGAACAATGGGCTCTGCATGCTCTGGAGAATAACTTGAACAATGTCCTGGTCACTCATAATTCATTCTATGCCAACCCATTTCATCTTCTTGATTTCATGAGCAGAATCAGACACCTTTTCTTCAGTGACACTGTGTTCATGGGCAACTCATTACGCTTTAGCATGTGAAAAAACATGGTTGATGGCTCTGCACATCAGTTGACAGGACAATCAGTTCTAAGTGGAGttgtattttattactttttttccttcttttttttttttttttttttttttaaacagatttttctgtgttacATTTGGACTGCTTTTCATTCAGGTAACTGTATCACTGAGTGTAAGGGCAGCAGAGAGGATGGCAGCttagaaagaggggtggaggtgggaaggggggtgggggatatgagggtgtgtaagtgtgcatgcaaCTTCAGACTACTGCAATCATTATTCATTTAAATCTATGTTcgagaacaaaacaaataaacaacacatacgactgtgttggagtctttcTCCCAAAGATGATATCCTCCTTGGAAAGCTCAGCTGTCTGTGGGCTGGTGGGTGTCTTCCGACTGAACAAACCCTCCTTTGGTGTTGGTGTCTTTCTCTGGGACAAGCCCAACCCCCCCGACGGCTTGTTCTTCAGTGTGCTGGCAATTTCATCGTCTTCCTCATCAAAGTTGGTGGGCGTCCTCCGGTTGAGGTGTCTATCGATGTCCTGGGTGCGCATCGTGGCCCCCAAGTCCGGCGGAAACATGGAGGCATGGTCACCACGGCGTGTGGCTGATGAGGGTCGGTCGTGGCGTCGGAGTGTGCCGAATTCCATCATGTCTGGATCAACATGAGAGAATGGTGGCAAGCTGGATTGATTCTAGTCTCCAGGTTACAGGATGAGCAAACACTGTATGCCTAGAGTCCATTCCCAAGGATCTTAGCCTCCACTAACAAGCTCCTGATACTGAAAAGGTTATGTTGAAAAGACATTACTGATATGCTATGAACTGTTGATTGTtcaggggggggtgtgtgtgtgtgtgtgtgtataatcaaatcaattattatttttatgtcaGCATCAATGATTATGTTTACTATTATGTTGAcagtctcaattttttttttaaataatgcatCATTTGTCATACTGCATCTGTGTGTAAACCAGTAAAGTTAAATCCAATTTCATATCATTCAAAACCGATCATGGGATCTGAAGAAATAATCActtttgtattttaaaaaaaaattttaaataaaaatcggggggttttttgttgttgtttttttttgttttttttgtttttgtttttgttttgttttttgtcagtttttacTTTTTTACCTACTATATCAACACATCAGTACAAAGTCAAACTGAGTCTTTAAAATAGATTTTAAACCATGTATCTGTCAATGGACTGGTCTGAAAATGCACAGGAAATCTCTGTCTGTATAAACATTAAGTACTGTAACTCTACATAATAAGGGTCGGTTCTGCTAAATCAGTTTCAGAATGGATGCCTCTGTGTAACCATAACACTGTTTTATCAAACTAATGTTATTTTTATTTCCTCTCTAATGTTAATTCAAACCATTATGCAGCACATCATCCTGATCAAGGCAAAACAGCGTAAGTGCTCAAATATTATATGAAATCCATTTATAAGTAGCACACAGGTGTGCAGTAAACACGGCAATAGCACCAAAGCTCAGACAGCATTTTCCACAAAAAGCTTAAATCAAACTTATTTCACAAGTGATTTCAAGGTGGTATTTGGAATTCCCTCTTAAAGTGGAACTACCAAGAAATATCACACTGAAACAAAACTAAGTATGACAATATAAACTGTAAAATCAGATCTAACATACAAGCACTGTAAGAATACTCCTGCTTCATCACATGTttgcactctctttctctctccctctctctctgtctttcacacacacacacacacacacacacacacacacacacacacacacacacacatatcatatatcTTATGAAAATGCTGAGAAagattcttttttgtttcagtctgaaagcatttaaaaaaatgattttcTCAGAATGTTTCTCAACAGTTGTTGGTCTGTGTACCTGTTGATTTGTTTACCTAtattagtaatatatatatatatatatctgaatcaATCTGCTTGTCATCACTGTA includes the following:
- the LOC143275507 gene encoding uncharacterized protein LOC143275507 isoform X1 — protein: MDEVDTPSRHRRPKAKTSFQMEIESKLRERRAKGLTADLTSEESADDAADDMMEFGTLRRHDRPSSATRRGDHASMFPPDLGATMRTQDIDRHLNRRTPTNFDEEDDEIASTLKNKPSGGLGLSQRKTPTPKEGLFSRKTPTSPQTAELSKEDIIFGRKTPTQSSKGKSGQGGSDLPNLGGQQPWQPPNFRNISPSAEQRLSPAGSQGRRTPGLDSSLDPISESRETQRTPRLARDRQGSPGQMEESPRSDRPIPRARGRSGEKEPERPTRTTPTLDLFGKSRRDSSFEVEKELKEIEEKQNVEERLQRRAAERKAAAEDRKTPTRGRKSPGPGSRFSPSPERKTLEDTRDRGFGRKSPAEDRAKQQQQKKEKESSSLLDFLTGDLEDKPRAKDRPARRSKIPKDEHKDIYDIGEVPMSTQQAVAPVPRGRHFKDDSSLCEEVKEDPNASTWRQMDDSGDARKATQRSDRQKADYAIDKIAQEQQRIDFKPLKKVRPVSAQAKVQHRPKPRYGTLPGQTSKEASMPEYHSTLDIRDAVYEEWYRSHIKAAKVDKKEKQKKEEEEAQKKKQEEEEKKTEAMLAYKSWVEKKKEMTAKERVKKKEEEEKKKEKEQQEREDKRVEAEVTFKSWKEKKDEYLKGKAKEQKMSEREKKEKEAEAKAEKEKDRQTAFHGWKSRKDVELKRKVKDEKKQKTQEETNMLATQRKKEEEAQQRYEEWLYDKEKQDHRKKIESRQIQMSGAVDYRPPWSPANCTVPFGR
- the LOC143275507 gene encoding uncharacterized protein LOC143275507 isoform X2; translated protein: MDEVDTPSRHRRPKAKTSFQMEIESKLRERRAKGLTADLTSEESADDAADDMMEFGTLRRHDRPSSATRRGDHASMFPPDLGATMRTQDIDRHLNRRTPTNFDEEDDEIASTLKNKPSGGLGLSQRKTPTPKEGLFSRKTPTSPQTAELSKEDIIFGRKTPTQSKGKSGQGGSDLPNLGGQQPWQPPNFRNISPSAEQRLSPAGSQGRRTPGLDSSLDPISESRETQRTPRLARDRQGSPGQMEESPRSDRPIPRARGRSGEKEPERPTRTTPTLDLFGKSRRDSSFEVEKELKEIEEKQNVEERLQRRAAERKAAAEDRKTPTRGRKSPGPGSRFSPSPERKTLEDTRDRGFGRKSPAEDRAKQQQQKKEKESSSLLDFLTGDLEDKPRAKDRPARRSKIPKDEHKDIYDIGEVPMSTQQAVAPVPRGRHFKDDSSLCEEVKEDPNASTWRQMDDSGDARKATQRSDRQKADYAIDKIAQEQQRIDFKPLKKVRPVSAQAKVQHRPKPRYGTLPGQTSKEASMPEYHSTLDIRDAVYEEWYRSHIKAAKVDKKEKQKKEEEEAQKKKQEEEEKKTEAMLAYKSWVEKKKEMTAKERVKKKEEEEKKKEKEQQEREDKRVEAEVTFKSWKEKKDEYLKGKAKEQKMSEREKKEKEAEAKAEKEKDRQTAFHGWKSRKDVELKRKVKDEKKQKTQEETNMLATQRKKEEEAQQRYEEWLYDKEKQDHRKKIESRQIQMSGAVDYRPPWSPANCTVPFGR
- the LOC143275507 gene encoding uncharacterized protein LOC143275507 isoform X3, whose protein sequence is MMEFGTLRRHDRPSSATRRGDHASMFPPDLGATMRTQDIDRHLNRRTPTNFDEEDDEIASTLKNKPSGGLGLSQRKTPTPKEGLFSRKTPTSPQTAELSKEDIIFGRKTPTQSSKGKSGQGGSDLPNLGGQQPWQPPNFRNISPSAEQRLSPAGSQGRRTPGLDSSLDPISESRETQRTPRLARDRQGSPGQMEESPRSDRPIPRARGRSGEKEPERPTRTTPTLDLFGKSRRDSSFEVEKELKEIEEKQNVEERLQRRAAERKAAAEDRKTPTRGRKSPGPGSRFSPSPERKTLEDTRDRGFGRKSPAEDRAKQQQQKKEKESSSLLDFLTGDLEDKPRAKDRPARRSKIPKDEHKDIYDIGEVPMSTQQAVAPVPRGRHFKDDSSLCEEVKEDPNASTWRQMDDSGDARKATQRSDRQKADYAIDKIAQEQQRIDFKPLKKVRPVSAQAKVQHRPKPRYGTLPGQTSKEASMPEYHSTLDIRDAVYEEWYRSHIKAAKVDKKEKQKKEEEEAQKKKQEEEEKKTEAMLAYKSWVEKKKEMTAKERVKKKEEEEKKKEKEQQEREDKRVEAEVTFKSWKEKKDEYLKGKAKEQKMSEREKKEKEAEAKAEKEKDRQTAFHGWKSRKDVELKRKVKDEKKQKTQEETNMLATQRKKEEEAQQRYEEWLYDKEKQDHRKKIESRQIQMSGAVDYRPPWSPANCTVPFGR